One genomic segment of Brassica napus cultivar Da-Ae chromosome A3, Da-Ae, whole genome shotgun sequence includes these proteins:
- the LOC106361787 gene encoding protein CONTINUOUS VASCULAR RING 1, which produces MGDAKPGIVMANRDRELLIPVAHSGEDDDHDSTPKPSPSSSSSSSSSQETFYKLIRSWASKKFMTGCVILLPMAITFYVTWWFIHFVDGFFSPIYAQLGIDIFGLGFITSITFIFLVGVFMSSWLGTSVLNLGEWFIKRMPFVRHIYNASKQISTAISPDQNTQAFKEVAIIRHPRIGEYAIGFITSTVVLQTYTDEEELCCVYVPTNHLYIGDVFLVNTKDVIRPNLSVREGIEIVVSGGMSMPQVLSTLDMRMAPERSRSSRVERS; this is translated from the exons ATGGGCGACGCGAAACCAGGGATCGTGATGGCTAACAGAGATCGGGAGCTTCTGATCCCAGTTGCTCACTCCGGCGAAGATGATGATCACGATTCTACTCCCAAACCCTCtccttcctcctcttcctcttcctcttcttctcaggAG ACTTTTTACAAGTTGATAAGAAGCTGGGCATCAAAGAAGTTCATGACTGGATG TGTTATCTTGCTTCCAATGGCGATCACTTTCTATGTGACGTGGTGGTTTATTCATTTCGTTGATGGGTTCTTCTCCCCTATATACGCTCAACTCGGAATCGATATCTTTG GGCTTGGCTTTATCACGTCTATTACATTCATCTTCTTGGTGGGAGTGTTCATGTCGTCATGGTTAGGGACTTCGGTTCTCAATTTGGGAGAGTGGTTTATCAAGCGGATGCCGTTTGTTCGCCACATCTACAATGCCTCCAAGCAAATCAGTACTGCCATTTCACCTG ATCAAAACACTCAGGCTTTCAAAGAAGTAGCCATTATAAGGCATCCACGCATTGGTGAGTACGCGATTGGATTCATCACATCGACCGTTGTTCTACAG ACTTACACGGATGAAGAGGAGCTTTGTTGTGTATATGTGCCTACAAATCACCTTTACATTGGGGATGTGTTCCTTGTAAATACAAAGGATGTGATCAGACCAAACCTCTCAGTAAGGGAAGGCATAG AGATCGTAGTGTCAGGAGGAATGTCAATGCCGCAAGTTCTGTCAACACTTGATATGAGAATGGCTCCAGAAAGAAGTAGAAGTAGTAGAGTTGAAAGAAGCTGA
- the LOC106360088 gene encoding rho guanine nucleotide exchange factor 8, translated as MVAALERGLSASKSFNFKRMFDSPSTKQQQSQTLVLENGDSHLVESNTPESQNSDSLEESPVESIPPMISPLTRPGKRPDRQQADTDMMKDRFAKLLLGEDMSGGGKGVSSALALSNAITNLAASIFGEQTKLQPMPQDRQARWKKEIDWLLSVTDHIVEFVPSKQTNKDGVCTEIMVTRQRGDLLMNIPALRKLDTMLIDTLDNFKGHNEFYYVSRDSEEGKQASNARSNDKWWLPPVKVPPGGLSDPARRMLYFQKDSVTQVQKAAMAINAQVLSEMAIPERYIDSLPKNGRASLGDSIYKSITEEWFDPAQFLSMMDLSTEHKVLDLKNKIEASVVIWKRKLHVKDSKSSWGSAVSLEKRELFEERAETILVFLKQKFPGLPQSSLDISKIQFNKDIGQAVLESYSRILESLAYTVMSRIEDVLYTDSLALKQALLAEETSDGGRTETDSESPGSSNSGEETEKLDRQHSKTLFDFMGWSDKPTTPPSVTPKKLSYLEKLENFNGFRSPKDTNLS; from the exons ATGGTTGCAGCGTTGGAACGAGGACTAAGCGCTTCAAAatcattcaatttcaaaagaaTGTTTGATTCACCCTCCACAAAACAGCAACAATCTCAAACACTTGTCCTGGAGAACGGAGATTCACATCTTGTCGAATCCAACACGCCCGAAAGTCAAAACTCTGATAGCTTAGAAGAAAGCCCCGTTGAGAGCATTCCTCCAATGATTTCCCCTCTTACTCGGCCGGGAAAACGACCCGATAGACAACAAGCAG ATACGGATATGATGAAGGACAGGTTCGCAAAACTACTACTTGGAGAAGATATGTCTGGTGGCGGAAAAGGCGTATCTTCTGCTCTGGCTCTTTCCAACGCTATCACAAATCTTGCTG CGTCTATATTCGGGGAACAGACAAAGCTGCAACCGATGCCACAAGATAGACAAGCTAGgtggaagaaagagattgattgGTTGTTGTCTGTGACCGATCACATTGTCGAGTTTGTTCCTTCTAAGCAAACGAACAAAGATGGAGTTTGCACCGAG ATTATGGTGACAAGACAAAGAGGTGATCTTCTCATGAACATCCCAGCCCTTCGAAAACTCGACACCATGCTCATC GATACACTTGACAATTTCAAAGGACACAATGAGTTTTATTATGTGTCAAGAGATTCAGAAGAAGGGAAACAAGCGAGCAATGCAAGGTCAAACGACAAATGGTGGCTTCCTCCGGTGAAAGTTCCTCCCGGCGGTTTGTCTGACCCGGCTCGGAGAATGCTTTACTTCCAAAAAGATTCAGTCACACAGGTTCAAAAAGCTGCAATGGCCATTAATGCTCAAGTCCTCTCTGAAATGGCTATACCCGAGAGATACATCGATTCTCTCCCAAAG aacGGAAGAGCCAGTCTTGGAGATTCGATCTACAAGAGCATAACGGAGGAGTGGTTTGATCCAGCGCAGTTCTTGTCCATGATGGACTTGTCGACAGAGCACAAAGTGTTGGATTTGAAGAATAAGATTGAGGCATCTGTTGTGATTTGGAAGAGGAAGCTTCACGTAAAGGACAGCAAATCTTCTTGGGGATCAGCTGTTAGCTTGGAGAAAAGAGAGTTGTTCGAAGAGAGAGCAGAGACGATCTTGGTCTTCCTCAAACAGAAATTTCCTGGCCTTCCTCAATCTTCCCTTGACATCTCCAAGATTCAGTTTAACAAG GACATTGGACAAGCGGTGTTGGAGAGTTACTCGAGGATACTTGAGAGCTTGGCTTACACGGTGATGTCAAGAATAGAAGATGTTCTTTACACAGATTCTTTGGCACTAAAGCAGGCTTTATTGGCTGAAGAAACATCAGATGGTGGGCGAACGGAGACGGATTCAGAGTCACCGGGGTCTTCTAACTCGGGCGAAGAAACCGAGAAGCTTGACCGGCAGCATTCCAAGACCTTGTTCGATTTCATGGGTTGGAGTGATAAACCTACCACACCCCCAAGTGTTACGCCGAAAAAGTTATCCTACTTGGAGAAGCTAGAGAATTTTAACGGTTTTAGAAGCCCCAAAGATACAAATTTATCATGA
- the LOC106361788 gene encoding B3 domain-containing transcription factor ABI3, with product MKTLHVAANGGDLAEGCGILAGDADEAVLMDGMGEVGREIWSLDDHGGDGHGHREDDDIIVHHDPSMFYGDLPTLPDFPCMSSSSSSSTSPAPLNAIVSSASSSSAASSSTSSAASWAILKSDGEDPTPNQNQYASGNCDVESSAALQSTASMEIQLDNTQGFGCGEGGGDCIDMMETFGYMDLLDSNEFFDTSAIFNQDEDTQNLNLMDQTLEREDKIVVPMLENNNNNNNSGGDMQVMNPSLEQEDDLAAVFLEWLKNNKETVSADDLRKVKIKKATIESAAKRLGGGKEAMKQLLKLILEWVQTNHLQRRRTTNNNNNLSYQQDPFQNPNLIPPSDQTCFSPSTWVPPPTQPPPPQQPAFVSDPGYGYMPAPNYPPQEYLPLLESPPTWPPPQSGPMPLQQFTMPNPQYTPFQDPGGGFTGYNMNPYQYPYLPSSGQMRDQGLLRLCSSATKEARKKRMARQRRFLSHHHRHNNNNNQQNQTQIGEVCGAVDPQLNHVPTTATGGTWMYWPNVPAMPPPVSSSQLPAMETQLPTMDRAGSSSVMPRQQVVPDRRQGWKPEKNLRFLLQKVLKQSDVGNLGRIVLPKKEAETHLPELEARDGISLAMEDIGTSRVWNLRYRFWPNNKSRMYLLENTGDFVKTNGLQEGDFIVIYSDVKCGKYLIRGVKVRQPAGQKSEAPSSSAAVTKRQSKSQRSINNNSPSANIVASPTSQAVK from the exons ATGAAAACCTTGCATGTGGCGGCGAACGGAGGAGATCTGGCGGAGGGTTGTGGAATACTGGCCGGAGACGCTGATGAGGCTGTTTTGATGGATGGAATGGGTGAGGTCGGTAGAGAGATCTGGTCATTAGATGACCATGGAGGAGATGGTCATGGTCATCGTGAAGATGATGATATAATTGTTCACCATGACCCTTCAATGTTCTACGGAGATCTACCAACACTCCCTGACTTCCCATGCATgtcctcatcttcatcatcctcaacatctccagctcccCTCAACGCCATCGTCTCCTCGGCCTCTTCCTCTTCCGCTGCTTCTTCCTCAACTTCCTCAGCTGCTTCTTGGGCTATTTTGAAGTCAGACGGTGAAGATCCGACTCCGAATCAAAACCAATACGCATCAGGAAACTGTGATGTCGAGTCTTCAGCCGCACTACAGTCCACTGCTTCCATGGAGATTCAGTTGGATAATACTCAAGGTTTCGGTTGCGGCGAAGGCGGCGGTGATTGCATTGATATGATGGAGACTTTCGGGTACATGGATCTACTCGATAGCAACGAGTTCTTTGATACGTCAGCCATCTTTAACCAAGATGAGGACACGCAAAACCTTAACTTGATGGACCAAACGCTCGAGAGAGAAGACAAGATCGTTGTTCCAATGTtggagaataataataataataataatagtggaGGAGACATGCAAGTGATGAATCCTTCGTTGGAACAAGAGGATGATCTTGCGGCTGTGTTCTTGGAGTGGCTAAAGAACAACAAGGAGACTGTTTCAGCTGATGATCTGAGGAAAGTGAAGATAAAGAAAGCAACTATTGAATCAGCGGCTAAAAGGCTAGGGGGTGGGAAAGAAGCAATGAAACAGCTTTTGAAGCTGATTCTTGAATGGGTCCAAACTAATCATCTACAAAGAAGACGCaccaccaacaacaacaacaacctctCGTATCAACAAGATCCTTTTCAAAACCCTAACCTAATCCCACCCTCTGATCAAACATGTTTCTCACCGTCCACGTGGGTTCCGCCACCTACtcagccaccaccaccacaacaaCCGGCTTTTGTTTCGGATCCGGGTTATGGATACATGCCTGCTCCAAATTATCCGCCTCAAGAGTATCTTCCATTACTCGAGTCTCCACCGACGTGGCCACCACCACAGTCTGGTCCCATGCCACTTCAGCAATTCACTATGCCAAACCCTCAGTATACTCCATTTCAAGACCCTGGAGGTGGTTTCACTGGATACAACATGAATCCGTATCAATATCCTTATCTTCCTTCTTCTGGACAGATGAGAGATCAGGGGTTGCTTCGTTTGTGTTCCTCAGCTACTAAAGAGGCAAGGAAGAAGAGGATGGCTAGACAGAGGAGGTTCTTGTCTCACCACCAtagacacaacaacaacaacaatcagcAAAACCAGACTCAAATCGGAGAAGTCTGTGGTGCGGTGGATCCCCAGCTTAACCATGTACCTACTACAGCCACGGGCGGGACTTGGATGTATTGGCCTAATGTCCCTGCCATGCCACCGCCGGTATCATCATCTCAACTACCGGCGATGGAGACTCAGCTGCCCACCATGGACCGAGCTGGCTCTTCTTCTGTTATGCCACGTCAGCAGGTGGTACCAGATCGCCGGCAG GGATGGAAACCAGAAAAGAACTTGCGGTTTCTCTTGCAGAAAGTGTTGAAGCAAAGCGACGTGGGTAATCTCGGAAGAATCGTCTTGCCAAAA AAAGAAGCTGAGACGCACTTGCCGGAGCTGGAGGCAAGAGACGGCATCTCTCTGGCCATGGAAGACATTGGAACCTCTCGTGTTTGGAACCTGCGCTATAG ATTTTGGCCGAACAACAAAAGTAGGATGTATCTCCTCGAGAACACCG GCGATTTTGTGAAAACAAATGGGCTCCAAGAAGGTGACTTCATAGTCATATACTCCGATGTCAAGTGTGGAAAATAT TTAATACGAGGGGTTAAAGTAAGACAACCAGCGGGACAAAAGTCAGAGGCTCCGTCGTCGTCAGCAGCTGTAACGAAGAGACAAAGCAAGTCGCAGAGGAGCATTAACAACAACTCTCCGTCGGCAAATATAGTCGCTTCACCAACTTCTCAAGCAgttaaatga
- the LOC106361789 gene encoding protein IQ-DOMAIN 9-like, with the protein MGSENFFKAIIGSKKGKQTKGLSTAIKSKTSKKKGTHASSLVVCSEDWAATRIQTVFFLVLFFLVPVVRCLHHGSGLPLSFLEPLFFMMLEMWFLAGEGS; encoded by the exons ATGGGTTCTGAGAATTTTTTCAAGGCAATAATTGGTTCAAAGAAAGGGAAACAAACAAAG GGACTTTCTACTGCTATAAAGTCAAAAACTTCCAAGAAGAAGGGTACTCATGCTTCATCACTAGTTGTTTGTAGCGAGGATTGGGCTGCAACTAGAATCCAGActgtttttttcttggttttatttttcttggtgCCTGTAGTAAGGTGCTTACATCACGGAAGTGGCCTTCCATTGAGCTTTCTCGAACCGTTATTTTTTATGATGCTTGAGATGTGGTTTCTTGCAG GTGAAGGATCTTAG
- the LOC106361790 gene encoding putative kinase-like protein TMKL1 has protein sequence PKCLLQNGPHTLFPLQSTSSLEKNTNPSPFSLSEVGMASLRFLHVFFFFFHLIPNSHSLSTSSDVKLLVGKIKPSLQGTSESLLLSSWNSSVPVCQWRGVKWVFSDGSPLQCTALSSPPTQWTNLSLYNDSSLHLLSLQLPSANLTGSLPGELGEFSMLRSLFLNINALSGPLPLELGYASSLSDIDLSGNALTGAFPPSIWNLCENLVSLKLHGNSFSGALPEPALPNSTCGSLQVLDLGGNKLSGEFPEYVTKFKALKMLDLSSNVFEGSVPDGLGLLQLETLDLSHNNFSGMLPSFFGESKFGAESFQGNSPSLCGLPLKPCLGTSRLSPGAVAGLVIGLMSGAVVVASLLIGYLQNKKRKSSIESEDDLEEGDEEDEVDGGGGQGEGKLVVFQGGENLTLEEVLNATGQVMEKTNYGTVYKAKLSDGGNIALRLLREGTCKDRSSCLPVIKQLGRIRHENLVPLRAFYQGKRGEKLLIYDYIPNISLHDLLHESKPGKPALNWARRHKIALGIARGLAYLHTGQEAPIIHGNIRSKNVLVDDFFFARLTEFGLDKIMVQAVADEIVSQAKSDGYKAPELHKMKKCNPRSDVYAFGILLLEILMGKKPGKSGRNGGEYVDLPSLVKAAVLEETTMEVFDLEAMKGIRSPMEEGLVHALKLAMGCCAPVTTVRPSMEEVVKQLEENRPRNRSALYSPTETRSDAETPC, from the exons CCAAAGTGCTTATTACAAAACGGTCCACACACTCTCTTTCCACTACAAAGTACTAGCAGTCttgaaaaaaacacaaacccatcacctttctctctctcagAAGTGGGCATGGCTTCACTGAGATTCCttcatgtcttcttcttcttcttccatctcATTCCCAACTCCCACTCTCTCTCCACCTCCTCCGATGTGAAGCTTCTCGTGGGAAAAATCAAACCTTCCCTCCAAGGCACCAGCGAGAGCCTCCTCTTGTCTTCTTGGAACTCATCTGTTCCCGTCTGCCAATGGAGAGGGGTAAAATGGGTATTCTCAGACGGCTCCCCTCTCCAATGCACCGCCCTCTCTTCACCACCAACCCAATGGACAAACCTCTCTCTCTACAACGACTCCTCCCTCCACCTCCTCTCTCTCCAGCTCCCTTCCGCTAACCTCACCGGCTCCCTCCCCGGAGAGCTCGGCGAGTTCTCCATGCTCCGAAGCCTCTTCCTCAACATCAACGCCTTGAGCGGGCCCCTCCCTCTCGAGCTCGGCTACGCTTCCTCTCTCTCCGATATCGACCTGAGCGGTAACGCCCTAACCGGCGCCTTTCCTCCGTCGATTTGGAACCTCTGCGAGAACCTCGTCTCATTAAAGCTTCACGGTAACTCCTTCTCCGGGGCCTTGCCTGAGCCCGCCTTGCCGAACTCGACTTGTGGTAGTCTCCAAGTTCTTGATTTGGGTGGTAATAAGCTCTCAGGCGAGTTCCCTGAGTATGTAACAAAGTTTAAAGCTCTGAAGATGCTTGATCTTTCGAGTAACGTCTTTGAAGGCTCTGTTCCCGATGGTTTGGGGTTGTTACAGCTAGAAACTCTCGATCTTTCTCACAATAACTTTAGTGGGATGCTGCCGAGTTTTTTCGGTGAATCTAAGTTTGGAGCTGAGTCTTTCCAAGGGAACAGTCCCAGCCTCTGTGGTTTGCCTTTGAAGCCGTGTCTAGGCACCTCTCGGTTGAGTCCTGGCGCTGTTGCTGGACTGGTGATAGGTTTAATGTCTGGAGCGGTTGTTGTGGCCTCGTTGCTGATAGGGTACTTGCagaacaagaagaggaagagtaGTATAGAGAGTGAAGATGATTTGGAAGAAGGcgacgaagaagatgaggttgatgGTGGTGGCGGTCAGGGTGAAGGGAAGTTAGTTGTGTTCCAAGGCGGTGAGAATCTGACGTTGGAGGAGGTTTTGAACGCGACGGGGCAAGTCATGGAGAAGACTAACTACGGTACGGTTTACAAGGCGAAGCTTAGTGATGGTGGGAATATTGCGTTGAGGCTGTTGAGAGAAGGTACTTGCAAGGACAGAAGCTCTTGTCTGCCTGTTATAAAGCAGTTAGGGCGGATTCGGCACGAGAATCTGGTTCCTTTGAGAGCTTTCTATCAGGGGAAGAGAGGAGAGAAGCTTCTCATCTATGACTACATTCCCAACATAAGCTTACATGACTTGTTGCACG AAAGTAAACCGGGGAAGCCGGCTTTGAACTGGGCCAGGAGACACAAGATTGCGTTGGGAATAGCGAGAGGACTTGCTTATCTTCACACCGGACAAGAAGCTCCCATCATCCACGGCAATATAAGATCGAAAAACGTGCTGGTGGACGACTTCTTCTTCGCTAGGCTGACTGAGTTTGGGCTTGATAAGATCATGGTGCAAGCGGTGGCGGATGAGATAGTCTCGCAGGCGAAATCAGACGGATACAAGGCGCCTGAGCTTCACAAGATGAAGAAATGCAACCCGAGAAGCGATGTTTACGCCTTTGGGATCCTTCTCCTGGAGATACTGATGGGCAAGAAGCCTGGGAAGAGTGGGAGGAACGGTGGTGAGTATGTTGATCTACCTTCTTTGGTTAAAGCCGCGGTGTTGGAGGAGACGACGATGGAGGTTTTCGACTTGGAGGCGATGAAAGGGATCAGGAGTCCGATGGAGGAAGGTTTGGTTCATGCGTTGAAGCTGGCGATGGGATGCTGTGCTCCTGTTACGACGGTTAGACCGAGTATGGAAGAGGTTGTGAAGCAGTTGGAAGAGAACAGGCCGAGGAATAGATCAGCGTTGTATAGCCCTACGGAAACGAGGAGCGACGCTGAGACACCATGCTGA
- the LOC125607187 gene encoding putative kinase-like protein TMKL1, whose product MCCLNDCAESKPGKPALNWARRHKIALGIARGLAYLHTGQEAPIIHGNIRSKNVLVDDFFFARLTEFGLDKIMVQAVADEIVSQAKSDGYKAPELHKMKKCNPRSDVYAFGILLLEILMGKKPGKSGRNGGEYVDLPSLVKAAVLEETTMEVFDLEAMKGIRSPMEEGLVHALKLAMGCCAPVTTVRPSMEEVVKQLEENRPRNRSALYSPTETRSDAETPC is encoded by the coding sequence atGTGTTGTTTGAATGATTGTGCAGAAAGTAAACCGGGGAAGCCGGCTTTGAACTGGGCCAGGAGACACAAGATTGCGTTGGGAATAGCGAGAGGACTTGCTTATCTACACACCGGACAAGAAGCTCCCATCATCCACGGCAATATAAGATCGAAAAACGTGCTGGTGGACGACTTCTTCTTCGCTAGGCTAACTGAGTTTGGGCTTGATAAGATCATGGTGCAAGCGGTGGCGGATGAGATCGTCTCGCAGGCGAAATCAGACGGATACAAGGCGCCTGAGCTTCACAAGATGAAGAAATGCAATCCGAGGAGCGATGTTTACGCGTTTGGGATCCTTCTTTTGGAGATACTGATGGGTAAGAAGCCTGGGAAGAGTGGGAGGAACGGTGGAGAGTATGTTGATCTGCCTTCTTTGGTTAAAGCCGCGGTGTTGGAGGAGACGACGATGGAGGTTTTCGACTTGGAGGCGATGAAAGGGATCAGGAGTCCGATGGAGGAAGGTTTGGTTCATGCGTTGAAGCTGGCGATGGGATGCTGTGCTCCTGTTACGACGGTTAGACCGAGTATGGAAGAGGTTGTGAAGCAGTTGGAAGAGAACAGGCCGAGGAATAGATCAGCGTTGTATAGCCCTACGGAAACGAGGAGCGACGCTGAGACACCATGCTGA
- the LOC106359210 gene encoding putative kinase-like protein TMKL1, with protein MCCLNDCAESKPGKPALNWARRHKIALGIARGLAYLHTGQEAPIIHGNIRSKNVLVDDFFFARLTEFGLDKIMVQAVADEIVSQAKSDGYKAPELHKMKKCNPRSDVYAFGILLLEILMGKKPGKSGRNGGEYVDLPSLVKAAVLEETTMEVFDLEAMKGIRSPIEEGLVHALKLAMGCCAPVTTVRPSIEEVVKQLEENRPRNRSALYSPTETRSDAETPC; from the coding sequence atGTGTTGTTTGAATGATTGTGCAGAAAGTAAACCGGGGAAGCCGGCTTTGAACTGGGCCAGGAGACACAAGATTGCGTTGGGAATAGCGAGAGGACTTGCTTATCTACACACCGGACAAGAAGCTCCCATCATCCACGGCAATATAAGATCGAAAAACGTGCTGGTGGACGACTTCTTCTTCGCTAGGCTAACTGAGTTTGGGCTTGATAAGATCATGGTGCAAGCGGTGGCGGATGAGATCGTCTCGCAGGCGAAATCAGACGGATACAAGGCGCCTGAGCTTCACAAGATGAAGAAATGCAATCCGAGGAGCGATGTTTACGCGTTTGGGATCCTTCTTTTGGAGATACTGATGGGTAAGAAGCCTGGGAAGAGTGGGAGGAACGGTGGAGAGTATGTTGATCTGCCTTCTTTGGTTAAAGCCGCGGTGTTGGAGGAGACGACGATGGAGGTTTTCGACTTGGAGGCGATGAAAGGGATCAGGAGTCCGATTGAGGAAGGTTTGGTTCATGCGTTGAAGCTGGCGATGGGATGCTGTGCTCCTGTTACGACGGTTAGACCGAGTATAGAAGAGGTTGTGAAGCAGTTGGAAGAGAACAGGCCGAGGAATAGATCAGCGTTGTATAGCCCTACGGAAACGAGGAGCGACGCTGAGACACCATGCTGA